One segment of uncultured Tolumonas sp. DNA contains the following:
- a CDS encoding substrate-binding domain-containing protein: protein MKCNKIVSAFLAAGLFMTSQWASAQDLLTDAKQVIERATAPVTKWDGPTTGPTLQTGKKIIFIASDMKNGGVLGVKQGLEGAAKVAGWKLDVLDGAGSVKDQLAALNQAIAQKPDGIVIGGWNPNVAKILLKKAAKEGIVLTAWHATPIPGQMKDYNIFYNVTSDSMEVAKTAAMYAVAKSEGKAKVLIFTDSLYQIALDKANMMKDVIAKCTGCKVVEFIDTPLADTSNRMPGMTFSLLQKYGDDFQYSLAINDLYFDFMAPALQTAGKGGAAAPFNISAGDGSVTAYQRVRSQKSQVATVPEPLKLHGWQLLDEFNRAFAHQPPSGYVTPAHLVTKDNIDADGGKNNEFDPGNDYQSHYKAIWGVK from the coding sequence ATGAAATGCAATAAAATCGTCTCTGCTTTTCTGGCCGCTGGCCTGTTTATGACCAGCCAATGGGCGTCAGCACAAGACCTGCTGACCGATGCAAAACAAGTTATTGAACGTGCTACCGCGCCTGTCACCAAGTGGGATGGCCCAACCACCGGCCCAACATTACAAACCGGCAAAAAAATCATCTTTATCGCCTCTGATATGAAAAATGGCGGTGTGTTAGGGGTTAAACAAGGTTTGGAAGGGGCGGCAAAAGTCGCAGGCTGGAAACTGGACGTGCTGGATGGCGCCGGCTCCGTGAAAGACCAACTGGCGGCGCTGAATCAAGCGATTGCGCAGAAACCGGACGGTATCGTGATCGGTGGTTGGAACCCGAACGTGGCGAAAATTTTGCTGAAGAAAGCCGCCAAAGAGGGCATCGTGCTGACCGCATGGCACGCGACACCAATTCCTGGCCAGATGAAAGACTACAACATCTTCTATAACGTGACTTCTGACTCGATGGAAGTCGCTAAAACTGCCGCCATGTATGCGGTGGCGAAATCAGAAGGTAAAGCGAAGGTCTTGATTTTCACTGACTCGCTGTACCAAATCGCGTTGGACAAAGCCAACATGATGAAAGACGTGATCGCTAAATGTACCGGTTGTAAGGTGGTTGAATTTATCGACACTCCACTGGCCGACACCTCAAACCGTATGCCGGGCATGACCTTCAGCCTGTTGCAGAAATATGGCGATGACTTCCAATATTCCTTGGCCATCAACGACCTGTATTTCGACTTCATGGCACCGGCACTGCAAACCGCGGGCAAAGGCGGCGCTGCGGCACCATTTAACATCTCTGCCGGTGATGGTTCTGTGACTGCGTATCAACGTGTACGTTCACAAAAGAGTCAGGTTGCCACCGTGCCGGAACCTTTGAAACTGCACGGCTGGCAATTGCTGGATGAATTTAACCGCGCGTTCGCTCATCAACCGCCATCAGGTTATGTCACCCCAGCGCATTTAGTCACCAAAGATAACATCGATGCCGATGGTGGTAAGAACAACGAATTCGACCCAGGCAATGATTATCAAAGCCACTACAAAGCCATTTGGGGCGTGAAATAG
- a CDS encoding SMP-30/gluconolactonase/LRE family protein encodes MCNIDTQIFLAGQTLEKLCSPAIWAEGPAWIEHQACVIFSDVKGNRMFRWSESQGVSVFRAESDYANGNAVDAQGRLVTCEHGRRGISRTELDGKRHLLVDRIEGKRFNSPNDVVVRTDGTIWFTDPPYGIVSNEEGYKSESQVIGCYVYCFDPKSGQTTIVISDTQRPNGLAFSPDENWLYVADMSVVDFPQQGRRELRAYRIDGVTAVFSHSLTEVAPGIPDGFCVDKHGNVFCSCEDGVLIFSAEGQLLGKIAVPERVSNCTFGGASADELYITATTSLYRIKLATQGIQR; translated from the coding sequence ATGTGCAACATTGATACTCAAATTTTCCTGGCCGGACAAACACTTGAAAAACTGTGTTCCCCCGCGATATGGGCAGAAGGTCCAGCGTGGATCGAGCATCAGGCATGTGTCATTTTCAGTGACGTGAAAGGTAATCGGATGTTCCGCTGGAGCGAGTCACAGGGTGTCTCTGTGTTTCGCGCCGAATCCGATTACGCCAATGGCAACGCGGTGGATGCGCAAGGTCGATTAGTGACTTGCGAACATGGCCGTCGCGGCATTAGCCGGACAGAACTGGATGGGAAACGCCACCTGTTAGTCGATCGCATTGAAGGCAAACGCTTCAATTCGCCTAACGACGTGGTGGTACGCACAGACGGAACCATCTGGTTCACCGATCCACCTTACGGCATCGTCAGCAACGAAGAAGGCTACAAGTCCGAAAGTCAGGTGATAGGTTGTTATGTTTACTGTTTCGACCCGAAAAGTGGGCAGACCACCATTGTGATCAGCGATACCCAGCGTCCGAACGGCTTGGCTTTTTCGCCGGATGAAAACTGGTTATACGTCGCCGACATGTCGGTGGTTGATTTCCCGCAACAGGGTCGTCGCGAGTTACGCGCCTATCGTATTGACGGGGTAACGGCTGTTTTTTCACACAGTTTGACCGAAGTCGCACCGGGTATTCCTGATGGTTTTTGCGTCGATAAACACGGCAACGTGTTTTGCAGCTGCGAAGACGGAGTGCTGATTTTTTCCGCCGAAGGTCAGCTGTTAGGAAAAATAGCCGTTCCTGAACGGGTGTCGAATTGTACGTTTGGTGGTGCGTCTGCCGATGAACTGTACATCACCGCCACCACATCGCTTTACCGGATCAAACTGGCTACGCAAGGTATCCAGCGCTAG
- the yiaK gene encoding 3-dehydro-L-gulonate 2-dehydrogenase has translation MKVSFAELKAEFERILLARDVSPSVAEACADLFASTTETGVYSHGVNRFPRFIQQLEQGDVIPNAEPKRLLALGAMEQWDAQKSIGNLTAKKMMDRAMELADEFGIGLVALRNANHWMRGGGYGNQAAEKGYVGICWSNSIAVMPPWGAKDCRIGTNPLIIAIPGDPVTMIDMSMSMFSYGMLEVNRLAGRQLPVDGGFDDDGNLTKDPAPIEKNRRILPMGYWKGSGLSIVLDMIATLLSGGLSVAEVTETQTDETCVSQIFIAIDVNKMVDGQTRDEKLKTIIDYVRGGIPQDPNNPIRLPGHEFKQYKIDNQRDGIPVDDSVWARIKAL, from the coding sequence ATGAAAGTAAGCTTTGCAGAATTAAAAGCAGAATTTGAACGCATTCTGTTGGCCAGAGATGTTTCGCCGAGTGTGGCAGAAGCGTGTGCGGATTTGTTTGCCAGCACCACCGAAACCGGCGTGTATTCCCACGGCGTTAATCGTTTCCCACGCTTTATCCAACAGTTGGAACAAGGCGATGTGATCCCGAATGCAGAGCCAAAACGTCTGCTGGCGTTAGGCGCGATGGAACAGTGGGATGCACAGAAATCCATCGGCAACCTGACCGCGAAAAAGATGATGGATCGTGCCATGGAACTGGCCGACGAATTTGGCATCGGTTTGGTGGCATTGCGTAATGCCAACCATTGGATGCGTGGCGGTGGTTACGGTAACCAAGCGGCTGAAAAAGGCTATGTCGGGATTTGCTGGTCGAATTCGATTGCGGTGATGCCGCCTTGGGGCGCGAAAGATTGCCGCATCGGCACTAACCCGCTGATCATCGCTATTCCGGGTGACCCAGTCACCATGATCGACATGTCGATGTCGATGTTCTCTTACGGCATGTTGGAAGTGAACCGTCTGGCCGGTCGTCAGCTGCCAGTGGATGGTGGTTTCGATGATGACGGCAACTTGACCAAAGACCCGGCACCGATTGAGAAAAACCGCCGCATTCTGCCGATGGGTTACTGGAAAGGCTCTGGTCTGTCGATCGTGCTCGACATGATCGCCACCCTGCTATCTGGCGGTTTGTCGGTGGCAGAAGTAACCGAAACACAAACCGATGAAACCTGTGTTTCGCAGATCTTCATCGCGATTGATGTGAACAAGATGGTCGACGGCCAGACCCGCGATGAAAAACTGAAAACCATCATTGATTACGTGCGTGGCGGTATTCCGCAAGATCCAAACAACCCGATCCGTCTGCCGGGTCACGAATTTAAACAGTACAAAATCGACAACCAACGCGATGGCATCCCTGTGGATGACAGCGTCTGGGCACGCATCAAGGCCTTATAG
- a CDS encoding YhcH/YjgK/YiaL family protein, with protein sequence MFAGHIQHTSDAFYSATLKRVLAYLRETDFLALAAGKYPLGDDIIANVMDIDTQPDALVAAEIHHRNIDVHFLCRGHESQAFVADNGTNTVTKDRLADNDILFYAPCANESFITLLPGQYTVYFPNDIHRPGIQSAQSETIRKVVVKIPVDVFNQ encoded by the coding sequence ATGTTTGCAGGGCACATTCAACATACATCCGATGCATTTTATTCCGCCACCCTGAAACGGGTGCTGGCTTATCTGCGCGAAACCGATTTTCTGGCGTTAGCCGCGGGGAAATACCCGTTAGGCGACGACATTATCGCCAATGTGATGGACATCGACACCCAGCCCGATGCGCTGGTCGCCGCTGAAATTCACCATCGTAATATCGACGTGCACTTCTTGTGTCGCGGCCATGAATCACAAGCCTTTGTAGCGGATAACGGCACCAACACCGTCACCAAAGATCGACTGGCGGATAACGACATTCTGTTTTACGCCCCTTGCGCTAACGAGTCGTTTATCACGCTGTTACCCGGCCAATACACCGTCTACTTCCCGAACGACATTCACCGCCCTGGCATTCAATCGGCACAGTCGGAAACGATCCGCAAAGTGGTCGTCAAAATTCCGGTCGACGTCTTCAATCAATAA
- a CDS encoding FGGY-family carbohydrate kinase, translating to MDHWLGIDCGGTVLKAGIYDASGREVGVCRRSLTVLNSQPGWAERDMAALWSACGDVIHDVLLKTALPAASIAGIAISAQGKGLFLLDKKQQPLGMGILSSDQRALQQVRQWQREELPARLYPLTRQTLWTGHPATLLRWVKDQQPERYAQIGAVLMVHDYLRFCLTGELACEETNISESNLYHMEQGDYSDDLLAMQGIGDIRTALPPVIGSAQLAGRITAQAAEKTGLLAGTPVYGGLFDVVSTALCAGLNDEETLNAVMGTWSVTSGVTDHIDYRQNDAFVYGRYAEAGKYIVHAASPTSAGNLEWFIKQWGITDYQSINDDVASLAKASSDLYFIPFLYGSNAGSGMSAGFYGLQALHEKKHLLQAIYEGVVFSHMTHLNFLKKRFPHAKTLRLTGGPARSNVWMQMFADVSGFAIELPKIEETGCLGAAFAAMVGGGAHVDFAAALKTFNPEQTVIKPDANAYRAYQKKLANYQQLVNKLAEFQTLSEITLL from the coding sequence ATGGATCACTGGTTAGGTATCGATTGTGGCGGCACAGTGCTGAAAGCGGGCATTTATGATGCCAGCGGACGCGAAGTTGGTGTCTGTCGCCGGAGTTTAACCGTGCTGAACAGCCAACCCGGTTGGGCGGAACGCGATATGGCGGCCCTCTGGTCGGCTTGCGGCGATGTCATCCATGATGTCTTGCTTAAAACCGCTCTACCGGCGGCCTCTATTGCCGGTATTGCCATTTCCGCCCAAGGCAAAGGGCTGTTTTTGCTAGATAAAAAACAGCAACCGCTGGGCATGGGCATTCTCTCATCCGATCAACGCGCCTTGCAGCAAGTCCGCCAATGGCAGCGAGAGGAGTTACCTGCCCGATTGTATCCTCTCACCCGCCAAACGCTCTGGACCGGCCACCCTGCCACCTTGCTGCGCTGGGTGAAAGATCAGCAACCGGAACGCTACGCGCAGATCGGCGCGGTGCTGATGGTGCACGACTACCTGCGCTTTTGTCTGACCGGCGAATTGGCCTGCGAAGAGACCAATATCTCGGAATCAAACCTCTATCACATGGAACAGGGCGACTACAGCGATGATCTGCTCGCCATGCAGGGCATCGGCGATATCCGTACCGCGCTGCCGCCGGTGATTGGTTCGGCACAACTGGCGGGGCGAATTACCGCACAAGCGGCGGAGAAAACCGGTCTGCTGGCCGGCACGCCGGTGTATGGCGGGTTGTTTGATGTGGTTTCTACCGCCCTGTGTGCCGGCTTAAATGACGAAGAGACATTGAATGCTGTGATGGGCACGTGGTCGGTGACCAGCGGTGTCACCGATCACATCGATTACCGCCAAAACGATGCGTTTGTGTATGGCCGCTACGCCGAAGCAGGCAAATATATCGTGCATGCTGCCAGCCCAACCTCAGCCGGTAATCTGGAGTGGTTTATCAAACAGTGGGGCATCACCGACTATCAGTCGATCAACGACGATGTCGCCAGTCTCGCCAAAGCAAGTAGCGATCTCTATTTCATTCCCTTTTTATATGGCTCGAATGCCGGCTCCGGCATGAGTGCTGGCTTCTATGGCCTGCAAGCGCTGCATGAGAAAAAACATTTACTGCAGGCGATTTATGAAGGGGTGGTGTTTAGCCACATGACGCACCTGAACTTTCTGAAAAAACGCTTTCCACATGCCAAAACCTTACGCCTGACGGGTGGCCCAGCCCGTTCCAACGTCTGGATGCAGATGTTTGCCGATGTCAGTGGCTTTGCCATTGAGCTGCCCAAAATCGAAGAGACCGGCTGCTTGGGCGCGGCGTTTGCCGCCATGGTTGGTGGTGGCGCGCACGTTGATTTCGCTGCGGCCCTGAAAACCTTCAACCCCGAACAAACCGTGATCAAGCCTGACGCCAACGCCTATCGGGCTTATCAGAAAAAATTAGCTAACTACCAGCAGCTGGTGAACAAGCTGGCGGAATTCCAAACCCTTTCTGAAATTACTTTATTGTAG
- the ulaD gene encoding 3-keto-L-gulonate-6-phosphate decarboxylase UlaD — MAKPQLQLALDHTNLASALQTVAILHPYIDIIESGTILCVSEGMQAVRELRALYPDHTLVADLKVADAGETLATEAFNAGADWMTVICAAPLATMAKAHEVAQARGGEIQIELFGNWTLDDARAWHQLGIKQAIYHRGRDAQASGQSWGKADLDLMKQLSDIGLELSITGGIVPEDLPLFRDISVRAFIVGRALAQAADPAAAANAFHSAIDALWGDKHA, encoded by the coding sequence ATGGCAAAGCCTCAACTACAGCTGGCGCTGGATCACACCAATCTGGCCTCAGCGCTGCAAACCGTCGCAATACTGCATCCTTATATCGACATTATTGAGTCAGGCACCATCCTTTGTGTGTCAGAAGGCATGCAAGCGGTGCGTGAATTGCGCGCGTTATACCCTGATCACACGCTGGTTGCCGACCTGAAAGTCGCCGATGCTGGTGAAACACTGGCCACCGAAGCATTCAATGCCGGTGCGGATTGGATGACGGTGATCTGTGCTGCTCCGCTCGCCACCATGGCAAAAGCGCATGAAGTAGCACAAGCCCGTGGCGGCGAAATTCAGATCGAACTGTTTGGTAACTGGACACTCGACGACGCCCGCGCCTGGCATCAACTCGGCATCAAACAAGCCATCTACCACCGTGGCCGTGACGCACAAGCCAGCGGCCAAAGCTGGGGTAAAGCCGATCTCGACTTGATGAAACAACTCTCGGATATCGGCCTCGAACTCTCAATCACCGGCGGCATTGTGCCGGAAGACCTGCCACTGTTCCGCGATATTAGCGTGCGCGCCTTTATTGTTGGTCGTGCCTTGGCACAGGCTGCTGACCCTGCCGCTGCTGCGAACGCCTTCCATTCCGCCATCGACGCATTATGGGGAGACAAGCATGCGTAA
- a CDS encoding L-ribulose-5-phosphate 3-epimerase yields the protein MRKHPLGIYEKALAKNLSWPERFAIAKACGFDFVEMSVDETDERLSRLKWSKEQRLALVSAMLESGIAIPSMCLSAHRRFPFGSREETIQLRAKEIMDDAIALARDLGIRTIQLAGYDVYYEAQDADTHQRFIDGMKWAVERAAAAQVMLAVEIMDTDYMNSITKWKALEAQISSPWFSVYPDVGNLSAWGNDVPAELALGIDRIAAIHLKDTYAVTDSKPGQFRDVPFGEGCVDFVNVFKTLDKLNYRGAFLIEMWTEKSAEPVSEIIHARQWMEAKMKEGGFQC from the coding sequence ATGCGTAAACATCCACTCGGTATTTATGAAAAAGCGCTGGCCAAAAACCTGAGCTGGCCGGAACGTTTTGCCATCGCCAAAGCCTGCGGCTTCGATTTTGTGGAAATGTCGGTCGATGAAACTGACGAACGCTTGTCGCGGCTGAAATGGAGCAAAGAGCAGCGACTGGCATTAGTCAGCGCCATGCTGGAAAGCGGCATTGCTATCCCATCCATGTGTTTGTCGGCACACCGTCGTTTCCCGTTTGGCAGTCGCGAGGAAACCATACAATTACGCGCCAAAGAGATCATGGACGACGCCATCGCACTGGCGCGTGATCTTGGCATTCGCACCATCCAACTGGCTGGCTACGATGTTTATTACGAGGCGCAAGATGCCGACACGCACCAGCGTTTTATCGACGGTATGAAATGGGCGGTGGAACGTGCCGCCGCCGCGCAAGTGATGTTGGCGGTCGAGATCATGGACACCGATTACATGAACTCCATCACCAAGTGGAAAGCGCTCGAAGCACAGATCTCGTCGCCATGGTTCAGCGTGTATCCCGATGTCGGCAACCTCAGCGCATGGGGTAATGACGTGCCAGCCGAACTGGCGCTGGGCATCGATCGCATTGCCGCCATTCATCTGAAAGACACCTATGCCGTGACCGACTCCAAACCTGGTCAGTTCCGCGATGTGCCGTTTGGCGAAGGCTGCGTTGATTTCGTCAACGTGTTTAAAACACTCGACAAGCTCAACTATCGCGGCGCCTTCCTCATTGAAATGTGGACCGAAAAATCAGCCGAACCAGTCAGCGAAATCATTCATGCACGCCAGTGGATGGAAGCCAAAATGAAAGAGGGGGGGTTCCAATGTTAG
- the araD gene encoding L-ribulose-5-phosphate 4-epimerase, whose product MLDDLKQQVLKANLALPRYGLVTFTWGNVSAVDRASGLVVIKPSGVEYDDMTADDMVVVDLQTGAVVEGKKKPSSDTQTHLALYRAFPTIGGIVHTHSRHATIWSQAGQDLPSWGTTHADYFYGNIPCTRLMTAAEIAQDYELETGHVIIETFQQRDIEPAEVPAVLVHSHGPFAWGPDAETAVHNAVVLEEIAYMGIFSRQLTPQLPNMQQELLDKHYLRKHGKNAYYGQ is encoded by the coding sequence ATGTTAGACGATCTGAAACAGCAGGTACTGAAGGCCAATCTGGCGCTGCCACGTTATGGGTTAGTAACTTTTACCTGGGGTAACGTCAGTGCCGTCGACCGTGCATCGGGGCTGGTGGTGATCAAACCCTCCGGCGTTGAGTATGACGACATGACTGCCGACGACATGGTAGTGGTCGATCTGCAAACTGGCGCCGTGGTGGAAGGTAAAAAGAAACCCTCGTCTGACACACAAACCCATCTGGCGTTATATCGCGCCTTTCCGACCATTGGCGGCATCGTGCACACCCACTCCCGTCATGCCACCATCTGGTCGCAGGCGGGGCAAGACCTGCCATCGTGGGGCACCACCCATGCGGACTATTTCTATGGCAACATCCCCTGTACACGCCTGATGACCGCAGCGGAGATCGCGCAAGATTACGAGCTGGAGACCGGCCATGTGATCATTGAAACCTTCCAACAGCGCGACATTGAGCCTGCCGAAGTGCCTGCCGTATTAGTGCATTCACACGGCCCATTCGCTTGGGGGCCCGATGCCGAAACCGCAGTTCACAATGCTGTAGTGCTCGAGGAGATCGCATATATGGGTATTTTCTCACGCCAACTCACGCCGCAACTGCCGAACATGCAGCAAGAGTTGCTGGATAAGCACTACCTGCGTAAGCACGGCAAAAATGCCTATTACGGACAATAA